A region of the Corynebacterium renale genome:
AGATCTTGCATGTATTGGATTCGATACGACGGGTACCACCCGCATCGGCAAGTTCGTGATCAACCACTCCTTCCTGATTCCAGGTGCTATCAGCGTGTTTACGTCCTGTGTGGTGGGTTCGCTGCTGGCGCAAGTCATCCTTTAAAAGCGCCCTAGGGCCAGTTAGGTCAGGCTTGAGTTCCTAGCACAAAACTACAGTTTGACTACAGTGGGACGTAGCACTTGGGCTGTTGTTTGCCACTACTGGAGGTGCGAGCCACAGCCCGGTTTTACAGAGAACACTACGAAAGGAAATGAATATGTCGGACGTACTCGGCAAAGACCATGGCCCCAACCCTCTCAAGTTTGATATTGAGAAGGCAACCTTAGATAACGAAGCTTTCCGCGACACCCTGTGGACCGGTAAGTACATGCAGCTCACCGTCATGGCCATTCCTGCCGGCGGCGAGATTGGTGCCGAAATCCACGACGATCATGACCAGTTCCTCCGTCTCGAAGGTGGCCGTATCCGCGTGATGATCGGTGCTTCCGAAGACGATCTGGAAATTGATGAGATCGCCGAAGACGATGACGCAATCTTCGTCCCAGCTGGCAAGTGGCACAACTTTGTTAACGAAGGCGAAGAGACCGTGAAGCTGTACTCCATTTATGCAGCACCGGAGCACAAGCACGGCACTCACCATGAGACCTTCGAGGATGCAAAGAATGATCCTCAGGAGACCGACCTGGTCTAAAGGCGCGTTATTAGGCCACCACGGAAACCCGTGGTGGCCTTTTTGTATCAGCTCCTAGTCTTAAGTTCAGAGGGTCGTTGCAACACTTTCCCTAAGGAGTGTGGCAATGACTACCAGTTATGGGCCTTATCATTCGTTATCCGAGTCTGATCGTGTACGACTAATCGCGTTAGTGACACGCGGTCGCAGCGTGCGTTCCTCCGCCTATGAAATCGGCTGTAACTACGGACATGCGTTAAATTTTTGCCACGCCCACAAACTCATCGAACCACGCAAGAGACAACGACCACTTAATCACAACACCCCGGTTATCAAAGAGTTCCTGACACGTGTTCGACATGGACAATCAGTCCACGCCGCGGCAGTTCAATGCGGAATCAATGACACTGCTGCGTATGCGATTGCAATGGATGCCGGCTGTCATATCCGCTTAAGCAGGTACCAGCGCAGGGTTCGGCAGACTCAACTTCGTGTGGAATACCTCCGGCTACGTTTAGCAAGTGTGCCTTCTGGTGATGCTGGGCGTGCACTCGGTATTGAGAGATCGATGAGGCAAGATTTCGAACGCGGTCTGTTTAAAACAAACGGCTCACGCAAAGAGTTCGTCGGTGTTGGTATCGATGCCATCACGTATAAAAGACTTATGATCACGCTGCGCCAACGCCATGATCTCGTTGACTCTGGACGATTGCGTCCACCGGCATTGCCACATGGGGTTGATCCATACAAACCTATTAGCGCTCGCTATATCTGCTTCGAAGAACGAGTACTTATTGCTGATTTGCTGCGTGAGCATACCTCGGTTCGTGAAATCAGTCGCCGACTTGGGCGAAGTGCTTCATCAATTGCTCGAGAAATTAGACGCAATCGCAGTGCGGAAGGCCCGTATCGTGCAGAAACTGCTCAGTTGAAAGCGTGCGCACGTCGGCTGCGTCCTAAACTACCCAAGTTATTAGCAGATAAACGATTATGGGAGTACGTGTGTAATGGGTTGCGGGCACAATGGTCGCCTGAACAGATTGCTCATCGACTCCCTGTTGATTTTCCCGATGACAAGGACATGCGTATTAGCCACGAAACTATCTACGATGCTTTCTACCTGCAGTCGAAAGGTAAGCTCAGTGAGCTAGGTTTGACACTGCCTCGGGGTAGGAAGAAACGCAAGAAACGACTCCCCCGGGTTGACACTCCTACTCAGCAACGATTCGTTGATGACATGATCATGATCGATGAACGACCTGAAGAAGTCGCTGAGCGTATTTTGCCTGGACACTGGGAAGGGGACCTCATTTTAGGCAAAAATAACAAATCAGCAGTGATCACTTTGGTGGAACGTGTCAGCAGGTTCGTCGTGTTAGGTCACCTGCCTGGGCGCCATAGCAGTGATGAGGTACTTGCAGCGTTAAAGAAAACAGTTGGCACGATCGACGAAGCGATGTGGTCATCGATTACCTGGGATCAGGGAAGCGAGATGGCTGGTCATAAGGCTTTTACGATGGCTACAGATATACCCATTTATTTCTGTCATCCTGGTTCACCATGGGAACGTGGAAGTAACGAGAATACTAACGGGCGACTCCGGCGGAATCTTCCGAAAAGTAGTGATTTGTCAGTCTACAGCGCACATGATCTTGAAATGATTGCCAATATCCACAACCACACACCACGTAAAGCATTGCAATGGAAGACTCCGGCGGAAGTTATGGCAGAGGCTCTGGCACAAACCGGTAGCATTAGACGGGATTAATCGTCGTTGTTGCAACGACCCCTAGAATTCAAGAGTACGGGGTGGGCGCAGAGCCCCACGGTCCGGTGATGAATACAGGCGGAACCTGATGCGAGTCGGTGCACACCGGCAACGGTTCAGGGAGGGGCATGGTGTCTTCGCGTGGCCACTGCATGTTGATGGAATCGACAGTTTTTGCTTCCGCTGAGCAGGGTTTCCCGCCCCGTAATTCAAAATGCGCGTAGGCGCTCTCGCCGGCAGCAAGAGGGATCGTCTCGGGAATGAGGCCGTTGATATGAGCCATGCGGCCGACCTGAGTGCCACCGCTTAGAGCACGCAGCTTGGGGAAATCTTTGACCCCGCACCAAGTGGCGTCGCTCGTGTTGGACACCGTTATTGTGTAGAACCCGCCGTCGTCGTGGGTATCAAATGCTGACAAGGAACTCGAAAGTATTTCGGCGGGGCAGGAGGGCACGCCGTCGTCTTCGGGGCGTGCCGGCCACGCGTAATCCGCAGTTGGGGTAGCGGCGGGGAAAGGTCCTGGGGTGGCTGTGTGCGTCGTGGTAGCGGCCGTTGTGACAGTCGTTGTTGACCCGATGGGGGCGTTCTCAGGCCCGGTGGCGGCTCCGCAAGCGGTGAGCAGCGGGATGCAGAGCAGTGCCGGAAATATTTGGCGCATGAGCCCATCGTAGGCGCGTGGCGTAGAATTGCCCGAATGGTATCGATCGCAGCTGTTATTGCACATGAACTGGGCGTGGATGAAAACCACGTGGCCGCCGCATTACAACTCCTTGCAGAAGGCAATACGGTTCCATTTATTGCCCGCTACCGCAAAGAGGCGACAGGTGGCCTCGACGATGCGGCACTTCGACACATCGAAGAACGCTCCACCTACCTCCGCGAGCTTGAAGACCGCAAGCAGACGATCTTGGCCGCGATCGAGGAACAGGGCAAACTCACCGATGACCTCAAAGCACTTATTGAGGCAACAACCACGAAAGCTCGTCTCGAAGACCTCTACTTGCCATTTAAAAAGCGCCGCAAGACCAAAGCGGACATCGCCCGCGACGCCGGTCTTGAACCGCTTCTCGACGCCATCCTGGACGCCCCCGAACGTAACCCCGAAGAATTAGCGGGGAACTACATCACCGAAGGCTTCGCGGACACTGACGCAGTACTCGCGGGCGCACGAGCCTTGTTCGTCGACCGTGTGGCCACCGACGCGGATTTGGTCGGAGAATTACGCGAAACCATGTACACGCAAGGTCAAGTGCATGCGGGCGTGGTGGAAGGCCAAGAACAGGCAGGCGCCAAGTTTAAGGACTACTTCGACTTTTCTGAACCGTTTACAAACCTGCCTGCCCACCGCATCCTCGCGCTCTTGCGTGGCGAAGCCGAGGGCGTACTTCAACTGCAGCTCGACCCCGGCGATGAAGCCCTGTACGAGGGGATGATTGCGCGCCGGATGGACGTCGATACGCATGCGAACCCGTGGCTGGCTAAATCTGTGCACTGGGCATGGAAGACAAAGCTGGCTGTTTCCTCGGGTGTCGATGTACGCATGCGGCTCAAGGAACGCGCGGAAGAGGATTCCCTCAAAGTCTTCGCGACCAACCTAAAAGACGTGCTACTAGCCGCGCCCGCCGGCCAAAAATCAGTTTTGGGGCTGGACCCGGGATACCGCAATGGGGTCAAGTGTGCGGTCGTCGATAGCACCGGCAAGGTGGAGGCAACCTCCATCGTGTACCCACACCAACCACAAAACCGGTGGAACGAAGCGGTGCGCGAACTCGCTGGATTGGCTGCGACCTACCACGCGGAACTAATCGCCGTAGGCAACGGGACTGCCTCGCGCGAGTCGGAGAAACTAGGGAGGGAAGTCGCAGACCTCATCGCCCAGGCCGGTGGCGCCAAGCCCACAACGGTTGTGGTCTCCGAGTCCGGCGCTTCCGTGTACTCTGCCTCCGAACTCGCTTCAAAGGAATTCCCGGACATGGACGTTTCTCTGCGTGGAGCGGTATCCATCGCCCGCCGGCTCCAAGATCCCTTGGCAGAATTAGTCAAGATCGACCCCAAGTCCATCGGGGTGGGCCAGTACCAACACGATGTCAACCAACAAGCACTCGCACGCACCCTCGACGGTGTGGTTGAAGACGCCGTCAACGCGGTGGGCGTGGACCTCAACACGGCATCAGTCCCGCTCCTCGAACGAGTCGCAGGCGTCACCCCAACTATTGCGTCAAACATCGTGGCTTACCGCGACGAAAACGGCACCTTTGAAAGCCGCAGCCAACTGAAGAAAGTCCCACGTCTCGGGCCGAAAGCTTTTGAGCAATGCGCCGGATTCTTGCGCATCAACGGTGGCAAAGACCCGCTCGACGCGTCCGCCGTACACCCGGAATCCTATGACGTCGTGCGTTCCATGAGCACCGCAACCAACCTCAGCGTCGCAGAACTGATTGGCAACACTCGGGTGCTCTCGCAGCTTGACGCACGCGACTTTGCCAACGAGACAGTTGGCGTTCCCACCGTCGTGGACATCCTCGCCGAACTGGACAAACCCGGCCGAGACCCCCGACCAGAGTTCGTCACCGCAACCTTCCACGAAGGTATTGAAAAAATCTCAGACCTGCGCCCCGGCATGGTGCTCGAAGGCACAATCACCAACGTCGCCGCCTTCGGCGCATTCGTCGACGTCGGAGTCCACCAGGACGGACTCATCCACGTCTCTGCCATGGCTAACCACTTTGTCTCCGATCCCCACGACGTTGTTAAATCCGGCCAAGTGGTCAAAGTGAAAGTCACCGACGTAGACGTAGACAGGCAACGTTTCGGTCTGACCCTCAGGCTTGACGACGACCCCGCCCCCACCACGCAGCGAGGCGCAGGTAAACAATCCCGTAAACAGGGAAAACCCGGGGTAAAACGGCAGCAGCGCGGAAATAAAAACAACAACTCAGGGGCAGGGTCCATGGCGGATGCATTGCGGCGCGCCGGGTTCGGAAAATAGTTGCCCTCCGTGCTGGTGGTGTGGCATACTGTTCCAGTTGTCTACCCCAGCAGTGGGGTGGGAACGCATACGTGATCACGGATACGAACCGGTCGAGCACCCTGTACAGGGGAGAGCCGCCAGGGTCCTCTATCCCGAAATATAAAGGATTTTTCCATGCATATTCTCGACAAAGTCGATGCAGCACAGCTGCGCGATGATATCCCTGCATTCCGCCCAGGCGACACCGTCGGCGTGAACGTCAAGGTCATCGAGGGTTCCAACGAGCGTACCCAGCTCTTCGAAGGTGTTGTCATCCGCCGCCAGGGTTCTGGCATCCGCGAGACCTTCACCGTCCGCAAGGTTTCCTTCGGCATCGGTGTTGAGCGTACCTTCCCGGTACACTCCCCGAACCTGGAGTCCATCACCGTCAAGCGCCACGGCAAGGTCCGTCGTGCGAAGCTGTACTACCTGCGCAACCTGCGCGGTAAGGCAGCACGCATCAAGGAACGCCGCTAATTATTTGGCAGCCTAACGCGCGCAACTTTTAAGGAGGGGCACTCACCGCGATGGTGAGTGCCCCTCCTTATGCGTCTGGTTAGCTGCTTATGTGAGAAGCTGACGCGTTGCTAGTTCACGGTAAATGTCATTGTTGTCCATCAACTCTGCGTGCGTCCCTATACCTTGAACGCGACCGTCTTCTAGGACGATAATTTGATCCGCGTCAGTCACGGTAGACAAACGGTGGGCCACAATAATCGTGGTACGTCCCTGTGCAGTCGCCTCAACTGCGTCCAAGATGAGCTGCTCGTTGCGGGAATCAACAGCGGACGTTGGCTCGTCGAGAAGCATGAGTGGCGCGTTCATCAACAGCATGCGTGCGAGTGCAAGACGCTGCCGCTGCCCACCGGAAAGGGTCATACCGCGTTCGCCGAGAACCGTGTCAAGGCCTTCCTCGCGGCGGAAACGTTCGGCCATGTTGACCTGCTCCAATGCCTCCCACAGTTCTTCGTCCGTGACGGTCTGGCCCGCCAACTGGAGATTTTCACGCACAGAACCCGCAAGAATGGCGGGTTCCTGTTCGACGTAACCAATGTTGTCGCGCAGGCTGTGGCGCGAAATTTCCGAAACGTCGTTGCCAAATACTGAGATGGTGCCAGAATCGACGTCGTAGAAGCGCTCCAAAAGAGCAAGAGTGGTGGATTTACCTGAGCCAGAAGAACCCACAATGGCGGTTTTTGTCCCGTGCGGCAGTGTGAAGGAGACGTTGTGGAGCACCGGTTGGTTCTCCACAACAGGGGCATCCGGGTCGTTGGGATCTGCGCTCGCAGGGTACGTGAAGTCTACGTTGGCAAACTCGACTGCCGGGGCACCCGGGCGAGGGGCAAGCGGTGCGCCGGAGACGTCTTCGGGGTCTTCGTCGAGAATCTGGTTAATGCGTTCGAGCGCACCCATTGCCTGGCGCACCGTGGTGACGGCGGAGAAAATCATGCCAATCGGTGAAGCAACCATGAACAGGTACAACACGAAAGACACCAAGTCACCGATTCCAATAGACCCGGCGGCAACACGCATACCGCCAATGCCGAGGACTGCCAAAAATGCGCCCTGCAACGCGATGCCGGTCGCCGGCGAAAGGAGCGCGAGTACACGAGCAATACTGCGGCCGTGGACGAATGCTTCATCGGCGTTTTCATCCAGGAGCTGCTTCGTCGTCTCTTCGGCGTCCTTTCCCCCAGAACGAACCGTGCGGATAGCAACCAGCGCGCGTTCCATTCCCGCACCTAGATCACCCACAGATTTTTGCGCAGCCTTCGTGTGCTTCTGTACCAGGCGCGAAGCAAAAATAACGACGACCAACGCCACGAGTACTACCGCGAGGACGAGAAGTAGCATGTAGACGTCGATAAGCGCCATAAGAATAATCGCGCCAATCATAGTGACAGTGCCGCCAATCGCATCCACGAGTCCGCCTGTGAATGCTGCGCGCACGAGAGTCGTATCAGAACCCAGGCGAGTCACAAGATCGCCCGTGTGGTGCTTATCAAAAACACGAATGGGCAGGTGAATCAGCCGGGAAATCAAATTCCTGCGTGTTTGCAAGACAGCTGCCTCGGCGGTACGCGCCAGCACATAGTTCTCTAACGCAGATGAAACGGCAGAAAACAGCAACAAGCCAACGAGCAAGGTAGCAATCTGGCCGACAGACAGGCCAAAAACAGGAGTAACCGTCTGCGCACTAATGCCTGCGTTCGGCTCACGGTTTTCGAAGGCTGTGATCAGCATGTTGATGACCGCTGGCTGCGCAAGGGACAGCCCGGCAGACACCAGGTTTAACGCGATGGCAAAGGCGAGCGCCCCTTTGTGGTGGGTCAACATGGACATCAGCGAGCGGAACGTGCCACGCTTAGGTTTTCTACCTTCCGCTTGCGTGGCGTGAGTTTCAGCCATAGTGCTACCTTTCCGGGCGGTGAATGCGTAATACGGACACTCTACTGAAGTATCGCACCATGCCAGAACACTGTTTCCTCCAGAGTCCCGACCGCTTAGTGATAAAGTGGCACTCCGTGAACACAACTGCAGGCGATTCCACCCAGAGAACCGACGACGAAGCCAAAAAACAAACGCCGTGGTACATCGAAATCCCCGTACTTATCGTTGTAACTTTCTTGGCCGTTGCGCTGATTCACGCTTTCATCGGCCGCGTCTACGTTATCCCCAGCGCCTCTATGGAACCTACGCTGCATGGATGCCAAGGCTGCGACGGTGACCGTATTGCAGCACAGAAAGTTTCTTACTACTTCACTGAACCGGAACCTGGCGACGTCATTGTCTTCGAAGGCACGGACTCGTGGAACCAGGGTTTTACCACTAACCGCAGTGAGAACCCCGCTATTCGGGGTCTGCAGAACTTGGGCTCCTACATCGGGATCGTCGCACCAGATGAGAACATTCTGGTTAAGCGTGTGATTGCGACCGGAGGACAGACTGTATCCTGCCAGGCAGGCGACCCTTCCGTCATGGTTGATGGCCAGCCGACCGACCAATCCTTTACCCTGCAGCCCACCCAATTCCCGGTCGATCCTTCGACAGGATCTGAAGCGTGTGGCGGACCCTACTTTGGCCCCATCACCGTGCCCGATGATCACCTGTTCATGATGGGGGATAACCGCACGAATTCTCTGGACTCGCGCTATCACGTTGGGGACCAACACCAGGGCACAATCCCGCTCGACAACGTGCGTGGCAAGGTAGAATTCCGCTTCTGGCCGCTGGACCGCATCGGAGTAGTCTCTGATCCTGATATCCAGGATGCAGCCTAAAGACCTCTCGGGACAATGCGGGAAACGCTAGAGCATTTGTGATATTTCAGGGGTCTAATGCGCACGCTTAAATATTTGCGGACATACGAGGTTGCGCTCAGTAAAGCGGGGCTTGGGCCAGTGTGTGGCGTCGACGAGGCAGGTCGTGGCGCCTGTGCAGGCCCGGTCACAATCGGCGCGGCGATTCTCCCGGACAAGCCCGATGCCCGCCTAGCAAAGCTGACGGACTCCAAAAAATTAACCCCTGTGCGTCGTGCCGAATTAGAACCAGTAATTAAGCAGGTGGCACTAGCGTGGTCGGTGGTGGATTTCAGCGCAGCACAAGTCGATGCGTGGGGAATCCACACGGTCAACGTTGCAGGCATGCGCGCAGCAATTGCAGCCCTGGGGGTACGGCCTGGCTATGTGCTCACCGACGCATGGCATATCCCGGGGCTGCCCCAACCGCACTTGCCGGTCGTGGGTGGAGACGCCCACGCGCGGTGCATCGCGGCGGCCAGTGTCTTAGCAAAGGTGCATCGCGATAACCTCATGGACGAAATCCACACACAGTATCCGCAGTACCACTTTGACAAGCACAAGGGCTATGGGACGAAGGCACATACCCAAGCTCTGCAGGAGTATGGAGCAAGCCCGGAACACAGGCGTAGTTACTCCAACGTCGCAGCCGTAGCCGCACCACCCCAGCAACTGGTCGAATACCAGCAGGCTGTTGCACGGCAGTGGCGCGCCCTCCCCGGTTGGGGGCCACAACCGACTAACATACACAGCCATGAGCGCTGAGGATCTGGACAATTATGAGGCCGACGTCGAACTGTCCCTGTACCGCGAATATCGTGACGTGGTCAGCCAGTTCTCCTACGTCGTGGAGACGGAACGTCGTTTCTACCTAGCTAACGCCGTTGAACTCATCCCGCATACCAGCGGTAATGACGTCTACTACGAAGTTCGCATGTCAGACGCGTGGGTGTGGGACATGTACCGTCCAGCGCGTTTCGTCCGCTACGTCCGTGTGATTACGTATAAGGACGTCAACATCGAGGAGATGGACAAGCCAGACCTCATGATGCCGGAGAACTAGTTTCACGCTTCTCGACGACCTCCCGGGTGCAAGCCGCCAACGCGCGCAGAGCACCCGGTTTTTGTTTTAGGGAGGCGGTGTGGGGACGGGAGGACGTCGATAAGCAATGTCTTATACGACGATTGTGGATAACTGGGGTGTTTTCAGAGTTATCCACAGACTCAACGCAACGAGGCGGAAAAGTTCTTAAGAAAACTAACCCTTGAACGGGCGTGCGGTCCATACTGAAGTCAGCTTCAGAAAAGAGAAGCACCCCGTTGAAAGTCTTAACGGGGAGGGGAAGATACGCGGTGCCCGGCCGAAACGGATCGGGGAAGTGTTAGTCCGTGCAAGGTCTACTCGGGGAACATCCGGGCCGGGCACCGCGTCAATGAAACGAAACGATATGGGGGACAGGGGATGACTCAGCTTCATACACGCGGGAATACTGCACAACTGAAAAACCAATGGATGCAAGAACTGGGCCGTCAGGGCGAAGCATTCGTGGCCGGATACTACCGCGACCGCGGTTACCGGATTATAGACATGAATGTTCGCTACCGCTGCGGGGAAATAGACGTCATCGCCCAGGACGTGGACAATACGGTGGTGTTCATCGAGGTAAAAACTCGGACCACGAACGATTTTGGGGGAGTGGAATCCGTAGACCACAGGAAACTGCGCAAACTCCGCGCGGCAGCGACCGAATGGTTACGGTCCCGTCCCTGGGTGGAATGCAGGTTTGACGTGGTAGCGCTGACCGTCATGGGACATCACGTCGGTCTCGGTGGGGAGAAGCACTGGCTTTTTAACGTGGATTCGTACCAGGGGGTGGAGTGCGGTGCCGCTTAAACCACAACTCGGATGCACGTACACCTATGCGCTCCATGGAGTGCAAGCACATGTAATCCAAGTAGAAGCAAACATTGGAGCAGGTCTTCCCGGCATGTACATGGTCGGTATGGGCGACACCGCGGTGCGGGAGTCTCGCGACCGCATCAAGACCGCAGCCGTCTATCACCAACTGCCGTGGCCGAAGACAAAAATTACTATCAACTTGTCCCCGGCTGGTTTACCTAAATCCGGTGCGCACTTAGACCTGGCAATCCTGTTGGCTGTCCTCACCGCCAAAGCAGACGACCCGGATGTCCACGAACGATTGCGGTCTACACTCATCGTCGGAGAAGTGGGACTGGATGGTTCGGTGCGCAGGGCACAAGGCGTGCTGCCCGCAATCCATGCCGCGTGGAAAGCAGGATTCCACACCATACTCATCCCAGCCGAGAACGCACATAAGGCCGCCCTGCTGCCAGATTCTGGAATTTACGTTGTGGAATCCGTCAAGGAAGCCTTCCAATGGGCGCTCACCGGGGTGCAGCTTCACACCGCTGTCGATTACGCCCAGGCGCATCCGCATTACGAGCCAGCCCCCCAATACCCTGACTTCGCGGATCTTGCGGGGCAGCCACATGGGCGCCGCGTCGCCGAAATCGCGGCAGCTGGCGGGCATCACCTCATGATGATCGGGCCCCCAGGATCAGGAAAATCGATGGTTGCCGCACGTATCCCGGGAATCCTCCCAGAACTGAATCCAGAAGAAACCATCGAGTGCACCACAATCCATTCAGTCGCAGGCAAGACCACGCGCCCAGTCAGGCATGCACCATTTGTCGCGCCGCACCATTCGATTAGCCCCGCTGCGTTAATCGGAGGTGGTAATCGCCCCACACCTGGTGCAGTCAGCTTGGCGCATAGGGGAGTGCTGTTTATCGACGAAGCCTCAGAGATGCCCGCCCGGATCTTAAATACGTTGCGCACCCCGCTGGAACAGGGAGCAATCTCTTTAGTGCGTTCGCATAGGGAGGTCACGTTCCCAGCCCGTTTCCAGCTCATTTTGGCTGCAAACCCGTGCCCCTGCGGAAACCCTGACCCGCGCTACTGTACGTGTACACCAACAAAACGCATGAATTATTTGGACAATATTGCAGAACCCATCCGGGACCGCATCGACATCGTCACCCACATCGATTCGCAAGGTGCGGTAATCCACGATGATGGGGCAGAAAGCTCGGCAACCATCGCAGCACGCGTCGCCGATGCTCGCGACCGTGCACTGTTCCGTTGGCGCAAAGCACACAAAGCCACCATGACCAACGCCACCATAGATTCGCGTACTTTACGCCGCGATTATCCAGCAACTGAAGACGCAATGTTGGTCCTAAGCACCTATCTGGCACAAGGTGACCTCACCCAACGAGGCGTAGACAGAACTCTACGAGTCGCATGGACCCTAGCAGACCTGGCACACGCAGACGTGCCAACCGTAGAAGAAGTAATGCAGGCGATGGACCTGCACGGGCCGTACGCGGAGGTGGCCGCAGCATGACAGACACCACTCAGGAAATACGTGCCTGGGCCTACTTGAGCAGGGTCGTCGAAGGACCAAGCCGAGCGATGAACACCCTGCTAGAACACGATTGGAAGCCCGTTGATCTAGCAAACGCAATCGTGCGCCGAGACTCCAGATTAGGCGCACTATTGGGGGAGACCGAAGCCCGGCATGATTGGAATCGGGCCGACCTTGATTGCCGCATCGCCAACGAACAAGGCTTTCGACTCATTCATCCAGGCCACCCAGAATGGCCACAAGAAGAATTTGACCTTGCCTTCGGTTACGCGGCGACAGGGGAAAGCCCGCACATTAAAACGTACCAATCCGATGCAGCAGCACCGCACGTCCTGTGGGTCCGCGGACAAGAATCACTGGCAGCATTGACTAAACAGGCACTAGCAATCGTCGGAAGCCGTGCGGTCAGCGCATATGGGAAAGCCGTCACGAGGAAAATCGCAACGGACCTCACACACTACAGGTACACAATCATCTCCGGCGGCGCACTAGGAGTTGACGCCATCGCACACCGCGCAGCACTCGACGCCGGCGGCCCAACCATTGCAGTCGCCGCGTGCGGATTAGACCGCATATACCCAGTGCGCAACACCGAGTTATTCAAAGACATTGCTCGCACAGGACTAGTGATAAGCGAATACCCACCGGAAT
Encoded here:
- the lepB gene encoding signal peptidase I, with product MRNTDTLLKYRTMPEHCFLQSPDRLVIKWHSVNTTAGDSTQRTDDEAKKQTPWYIEIPVLIVVTFLAVALIHAFIGRVYVIPSASMEPTLHGCQGCDGDRIAAQKVSYYFTEPEPGDVIVFEGTDSWNQGFTTNRSENPAIRGLQNLGSYIGIVAPDENILVKRVIATGGQTVSCQAGDPSVMVDGQPTDQSFTLQPTQFPVDPSTGSEACGGPYFGPITVPDDHLFMMGDNRTNSLDSRYHVGDQHQGTIPLDNVRGKVEFRFWPLDRIGVVSDPDIQDAA
- a CDS encoding IS30 family transposase, producing the protein MTTSYGPYHSLSESDRVRLIALVTRGRSVRSSAYEIGCNYGHALNFCHAHKLIEPRKRQRPLNHNTPVIKEFLTRVRHGQSVHAAAVQCGINDTAAYAIAMDAGCHIRLSRYQRRVRQTQLRVEYLRLRLASVPSGDAGRALGIERSMRQDFERGLFKTNGSRKEFVGVGIDAITYKRLMITLRQRHDLVDSGRLRPPALPHGVDPYKPISARYICFEERVLIADLLREHTSVREISRRLGRSASSIAREIRRNRSAEGPYRAETAQLKACARRLRPKLPKLLADKRLWEYVCNGLRAQWSPEQIAHRLPVDFPDDKDMRISHETIYDAFYLQSKGKLSELGLTLPRGRKKRKKRLPRVDTPTQQRFVDDMIMIDERPEEVAERILPGHWEGDLILGKNNKSAVITLVERVSRFVVLGHLPGRHSSDEVLAALKKTVGTIDEAMWSSITWDQGSEMAGHKAFTMATDIPIYFCHPGSPWERGSNENTNGRLRRNLPKSSDLSVYSAHDLEMIANIHNHTPRKALQWKTPAEVMAEALAQTGSIRRD
- a CDS encoding Tex family protein, whose amino-acid sequence is MVSIAAVIAHELGVDENHVAAALQLLAEGNTVPFIARYRKEATGGLDDAALRHIEERSTYLRELEDRKQTILAAIEEQGKLTDDLKALIEATTTKARLEDLYLPFKKRRKTKADIARDAGLEPLLDAILDAPERNPEELAGNYITEGFADTDAVLAGARALFVDRVATDADLVGELRETMYTQGQVHAGVVEGQEQAGAKFKDYFDFSEPFTNLPAHRILALLRGEAEGVLQLQLDPGDEALYEGMIARRMDVDTHANPWLAKSVHWAWKTKLAVSSGVDVRMRLKERAEEDSLKVFATNLKDVLLAAPAGQKSVLGLDPGYRNGVKCAVVDSTGKVEATSIVYPHQPQNRWNEAVRELAGLAATYHAELIAVGNGTASRESEKLGREVADLIAQAGGAKPTTVVVSESGASVYSASELASKEFPDMDVSLRGAVSIARRLQDPLAELVKIDPKSIGVGQYQHDVNQQALARTLDGVVEDAVNAVGVDLNTASVPLLERVAGVTPTIASNIVAYRDENGTFESRSQLKKVPRLGPKAFEQCAGFLRINGGKDPLDASAVHPESYDVVRSMSTATNLSVAELIGNTRVLSQLDARDFANETVGVPTVVDILAELDKPGRDPRPEFVTATFHEGIEKISDLRPGMVLEGTITNVAAFGAFVDVGVHQDGLIHVSAMANHFVSDPHDVVKSGQVVKVKVTDVDVDRQRFGLTLRLDDDPAPTTQRGAGKQSRKQGKPGVKRQQRGNKNNNSGAGSMADALRRAGFGK
- a CDS encoding DUF4232 domain-containing protein; this translates as MRQIFPALLCIPLLTACGAATGPENAPIGSTTTVTTAATTTHTATPGPFPAATPTADYAWPARPEDDGVPSCPAEILSSSLSAFDTHDDGGFYTITVSNTSDATWCGVKDFPKLRALSGGTQVGRMAHINGLIPETIPLAAGESAYAHFELRGGKPCSAEAKTVDSINMQWPREDTMPLPEPLPVCTDSHQVPPVFITGPWGSAPTPYS
- a CDS encoding ABC transporter ATP-binding protein, encoding MAETHATQAEGRKPKRGTFRSLMSMLTHHKGALAFAIALNLVSAGLSLAQPAVINMLITAFENREPNAGISAQTVTPVFGLSVGQIATLLVGLLLFSAVSSALENYVLARTAEAAVLQTRRNLISRLIHLPIRVFDKHHTGDLVTRLGSDTTLVRAAFTGGLVDAIGGTVTMIGAIILMALIDVYMLLLVLAVVLVALVVVIFASRLVQKHTKAAQKSVGDLGAGMERALVAIRTVRSGGKDAEETTKQLLDENADEAFVHGRSIARVLALLSPATGIALQGAFLAVLGIGGMRVAAGSIGIGDLVSFVLYLFMVASPIGMIFSAVTTVRQAMGALERINQILDEDPEDVSGAPLAPRPGAPAVEFANVDFTYPASADPNDPDAPVVENQPVLHNVSFTLPHGTKTAIVGSSGSGKSTTLALLERFYDVDSGTISVFGNDVSEISRHSLRDNIGYVEQEPAILAGSVRENLQLAGQTVTDEELWEALEQVNMAERFRREEGLDTVLGERGMTLSGGQRQRLALARMLLMNAPLMLLDEPTSAVDSRNEQLILDAVEATAQGRTTIIVAHRLSTVTDADQIIVLEDGRVQGIGTHAELMDNNDIYRELATRQLLT
- the rplS gene encoding 50S ribosomal protein L19, whose product is MHILDKVDAAQLRDDIPAFRPGDTVGVNVKVIEGSNERTQLFEGVVIRRQGSGIRETFTVRKVSFGIGVERTFPVHSPNLESITVKRHGKVRRAKLYYLRNLRGKAARIKERR
- a CDS encoding cupin domain-containing protein, giving the protein MSDVLGKDHGPNPLKFDIEKATLDNEAFRDTLWTGKYMQLTVMAIPAGGEIGAEIHDDHDQFLRLEGGRIRVMIGASEDDLEIDEIAEDDDAIFVPAGKWHNFVNEGEETVKLYSIYAAPEHKHGTHHETFEDAKNDPQETDLV